The Salvia miltiorrhiza cultivar Shanhuang (shh) chromosome 2, IMPLAD_Smil_shh, whole genome shotgun sequence DNA window GAGTTTGATGTATATTTAGGTGAGGTCCATATTGGGTCCTACCCTTTGgtataattgaaaagaaaacaaagtcttgtgtttctctctctctctatccccAACAGCAAAGAGACATAATACACAGAGACAAAGCAGagttggagagagaaagaggtagGTGATCTCGGAGCATTGGTCTCTTCATAAATGGAAAGGCGCCTGTGCCACTGATTCTTAGGGGGTGAGCTGAGCTGAGAGGGAAAACAGAGAGAgtaaaaatttgaaatgaatgaatgaattgTATATGTGGGTTGAGAGGGACGACTCCAGCATCAACCATTACAACTGTGGCACTGAAAAACATGCTAACATTTATATGGTTTCAGAATCCCTGCTTTTCCATTTACCCATTTACCCATTTaccctctcctctcctctccacAAACACACGCTATTGTCATACAATAATTCAAACCTTCTTTAATGCTTGCTCTCGCCTGCCCGGACTCTCCCCTCCGTTTCTAGATCTTCTAATACTCCAAACACCAACACATCcttcatctttctctctctatctcatcTTTTTTCTTAACAAGCTACATTgctaatttctatttttttttatttttatttaaaaaaaaaaaaaaacattgagaTTTGAGTTTTGGAGTGGATATAACAAGTGTCCTACTTTCTTTTTTGAGTTGTCCAATAATAGCGTCCtctctttaaaataagaaagactttttactttttttaccTTGCAATCATctccattttaattatattcCTCTCGCAAAATAAAAGTGGGCTccaccattttttattttttaattatactcACTTAAATTTTTGTGTCAAAACAAACTAGGACACTTGTTGACAGaggaattattttataataataacataaaaaaaGGATAAAATGATAGTTACTTTTAATATTTTGCCTTTTAATTTACATACATAGAGTTATTTGTGAATTGAGCTTTTAATGTGGTACTTTACAACTAAAAATAGGTTTGTGCGTGAATTTAATCTTGATTTTATCAATTATAGGTAAAatagtattttaaataaaacaaagtatatttttttaattttatactctattttcatttttataatataaaaatagctattttgatatattaacaCTTGAGTGTTGCTTCCTTTTAGATATCGGTCTAGGAACTCTCAACAATACCTATATACCATGGATTAGTGACTATAATTAGATGTCGGTTGGATGGATTAATTTTAGGAGATGGTTCAAGCCTTTATCCTTAACATAATTTTACTAATTAAATTAGTGGGGAAACTATCCATAAGAACTTGTAGTAATCAAACAAAATGATTTGAGTTGTCTTGtcattcattttaattattttacacaCTGTCAATTTAGTTGCTTTGGATATGAATCAGTAGTCTCCATTTCAAAGCCAACTAACCTGGAAGAACAATCATGTTCCCGAAAGGAACATACTCTGATGAAATAAAATGCCTTCAATGCGCCTTATACCTTTTTATCTACGGAAATAGACTGATAACAGGAAATTCAgcttatataaattaaataataaaaaaagatgcTCTCATAAAATCCAAATTTGCACTATTGTATCAGAAAAAGCTTCCTGAAAAAAGCACACCTATGAAATAAATGAAACAAtccaaattaataaataccAAATTTGATACAATACCAACTGCATTAACCATCTGACACCCGctccattaattttttttttaatcataacaCTCCACTGAAATATCTCTTCCACTAAATATACGTCTACAGAAACTGTAATGTCGTTGATTTTTGATATTAAAAACTAAACTCGAATAACATACATTACTAATACacataattaaagtaaacttccTTTTTTTGCTTATCAGTTTTTCTTGACTTCCCATTCTTTAAAGGCTACGAACGGCGGCCGCAGCGCCGTCGCCTCTGGGTGGAATCTGTGCTTGCAGGAATGGCAGGTGATCTGCAAGATGGTGGCGTTGAGCTGCTGCGCCGCCTGCTCTTTCAGCGCCTGCGCCTTCTCGAGCTCCGCCACCGCCTGCTGCCGGATTCTCTTGGCGTTGGCGAACTCCTGCTCCGCCAGCTCCCTCTGCCGCTTCGCCTGCTGCCGCGCCTCCTCCGCGTGCGCCCTCTCCGCCATGGCCGCCCGCAGCTGCTCCTCCGCCTCCTCCTTCAGCGTCGCCACCGCCACGCCGCTGGTGCTGCTGCTTCCCATCGGCGAGTAGCGGTTGCCGCCGGCGATGTTGCCGGCATTATCCGTTTCGGCTTTGTCTCCGATCTCCGACGAGCCGATGGAGAGCTGTAGTTGAGTGGAGTCGAGTTTGGCTGAGTTATCGAGGCTGGTGGTAGCTTTTGTGAGCAGCTGCAGCTCGAGATTGGGCGGGCGGGATCTGTTCTTTGGTGTGGCGGCATCCGCCATGAAAATTGAATCCATGGGTGCAGGGAAAGGGGCGGCCCACGGCGCCACGCTTAAATTGGTGTCGCTGGAGGGGCTGGGGCTCGACGCCGTTCGCGATAAGCACGCCGCCGTCTGCAGTGGCTGGCATTCCGATCGGAGCCGCCCCATGCTGCAAGCGTCTTGGTGCTCGATGAAGCTCTCAACCCTGAACAACAAAATTACCATCTCATTTCAATAATAAATTTCAACACCATAACGTAAATTATCATTTTCTGTGGACCAGCATTTAACTCGTgccaaaaatttgaaaataatttaaaaaagaaattaattctATAGTATTTTTAGATATGCATTAATATAGAAGCTTTAAATTTGACTCGAGAGGAGTTTGTATAGCAGTAGGTCATTTAGAGAAACGTACAGCccattattaattaaaacatcTTAATCACAGCATcgattcattaaaataaatactccaATGTTTAGAATAATACAACAAACACATTTAATTTGTACTTTATACTCAGGTAACTTCCATGCACAGAATGTTTGGAATTAGTACATGAAATATTATACTATAATTCGTGATTTGAAATATATGGAGTTGAGATCTTTGGGAAGGCAACCCCCGGGGCCTATCTGTATTTGAATAGTAGATAATAAATTAGTAGTAGTATTAACTACAAAGGGCTGACAAGAGTAAATAAAACCTAGTCTTATTGATATGGGTTTTGCCTGCATATTTGTTGGGAAAATGAtttgacacacacacacacactatagTAAGAAAGAccctcaaaaataaaaacaaagaaattaTATATGCTAGCTAATTAATAAAACATTCTTGCACTGAATACAATGTGAAATATTAAATGAAAGATGATTAAGGAAGGAAGAATTGAAGGTACCTGGAGAAGACGCGGCCGCAATCGCAAGAATGGCCGCGGGTCCCACAGGTCTTGAGATGGGCTTTGTAGTCGGACTGCACCGCGTAGCCCTTGGAGCATTTGTCGCAGACCCACTGCTTCTGGTTGCTGTGCTTGCGCCGGAAATGCTTCTTGATCCCGACCAGATCGCCCAGGGCGTGGCACGGGTCGTGGTGGAGGCAGCTCGGCTCCGGGCACACGAACACGCGCTTCCTCGCGATCGGCGTCTCCCTCTTCAGCAGCTTCCACGGCACCTTGTGCCGCCGCCGGTGCATCTGCAGATTCTGGTCGCGCTGGAACCCCTGGTTGCAGATCTCGCACACGTACCGATCCGATTCCAGCAGGGTTTTCGGGGAGAGAGACACCACTTCTGCATCCGGATCTGATCCAAAATcattcaatattatatatattccaTACATGATGTATCTATGTATGTATACCTGGAGTTCCGGCGGGGCGTCGTTTTCTTCTGTTGGTTTCCGAGGAGGAGAGGAGCTCCGAATTGTTGCTCAACATCGATCggaattaataataatcaaagAAAGAAGCGAAGCGAGGCTTGATATAAGCGACCGACCAATTGAGGAGGAGCTACAACCGTGGGGGATATGAGGAAAACATGATGAAAAAGGGGTAAGATTATCAGCTTTAAGCTTTCCTCCTTTTCATCCAAGAGGATAAAATATATAAGCTCTTTCCTTCTTTCTTAAAAGCTAATCACCTGAGgaattgaattaataaatttgagaGAGAAGGGCTTGTTGAGACAGTACGTATAGTATACGGTTCCAAGTTGAAAGCAAGAAGAAGCAAATGGACCGAAGAAAAACAATCCCCACAAACCAACAAAACCACACTCATTATGATTTCATGGACACACTCATTTTTATTTACTTGTATATTTTTTGCATGCATAAATACTAGAGGCCAACTGCATATATACGTACACGTCAAGGGTCTAACTTTTGTCAGTTCCAAACAGCCCCATATTCTATATTTATCTATCTGTATCTACTGTAGCTAACTTCATCTCCTGTGCAAATTACTATTTCACCCCTCTTTTATATTCAGATAACGACCAAAATTATATTCCTATTTTAGTATTTAATGTAATCTATTAATTATACTTATAATAGTAAATTTTACAATTCATTAGAAATTAATTTGCCTTACGTATCTTTATAAATTTTACATATGAAAAATGCTCATTAatgttaatataattaataatccCTACTCCTTAGCCCTAGGTGCCATGTCTCATTTATTTTGGGAAGTGGTATTAAGATCCAAATGATTTTGTTATAAAATAAGTTATTTGTAATAAAGTTAGAAAGAAAAACTACTAGAGTTTTActgtatttatataaaattaagtaAGAGAGATTATAGATAATATTTCTTATGTCCataaaaatattcataatttgtcattttacTATGTTCTATATATAAAAGCATTCGTTTTTCACTTTTGGACATTACTCACCATaaacttcttattttttcacCTTACTTTCTCAATCTATTCACAAACAAAATCACTTATTGCCCATCATTTCGCTCACAATAATGTGAGATTaatttttcactcacaacatattgatccaatatttttttttaaattcatgtcACCAAAAGtactatatatttttgtaaCACGAAAAGAGTAGCTATTTTATGACATCTTGTGTTATTTATAAATTACGATAAGAGTATATGTTATATGTTGACGATATCTCAAAATAGAATGAAAAAGTTTAAAGAGAACGGTccaaattgaaaaatgaaaCATTTAGAATGAGATTGATGAAATATAATGTATACTCAACACACTAACTGGAGCAAAAGTGTTTAGTGTTACTAACTAGGCCATTCAATTTTCCTCTTTACAAGAGATGCTAATGATTCATTaggaattatattttttttattctt harbors:
- the LOC131008592 gene encoding zinc finger protein SHOOT GRAVITROPISM 5-like isoform X1, with protein sequence MLSNNSELLSSSETNRRKRRPAGTPDPDAEVVSLSPKTLLESDRYVCEICNQGFQRDQNLQMHRRRHKVPWKLLKRETPIARKRVFVCPEPSCLHHDPCHALGDLVGIKKHFRRKHSNQKQWVCDKCSKGYAVQSDYKAHLKTCGTRGHSCDCGRVFSRVESFIEHQDACSMGRLRSECQPLQTAACLSRTASSPSPSSDTNLSVAPWAAPFPAPMDSIFMADAATPKNRSRPPNLELQLLTKATTSLDNSAKLDSTQLQLSIGSSEIGDKAETDNAGNIAGGNRYSPMGSSSTSGVAVATLKEEAEEQLRAAMAERAHAEEARQQAKRQRELAEQEFANAKRIRQQAVAELEKAQALKEQAAQQLNATILQITCHSCKHRFHPEATALRPPFVAFKEWEVKKN
- the LOC131008592 gene encoding zinc finger protein SHOOT GRAVITROPISM 5-like isoform X2, which encodes MLSNNSELLSSSETNRRKRRPAGTPEVVSLSPKTLLESDRYVCEICNQGFQRDQNLQMHRRRHKVPWKLLKRETPIARKRVFVCPEPSCLHHDPCHALGDLVGIKKHFRRKHSNQKQWVCDKCSKGYAVQSDYKAHLKTCGTRGHSCDCGRVFSRVESFIEHQDACSMGRLRSECQPLQTAACLSRTASSPSPSSDTNLSVAPWAAPFPAPMDSIFMADAATPKNRSRPPNLELQLLTKATTSLDNSAKLDSTQLQLSIGSSEIGDKAETDNAGNIAGGNRYSPMGSSSTSGVAVATLKEEAEEQLRAAMAERAHAEEARQQAKRQRELAEQEFANAKRIRQQAVAELEKAQALKEQAAQQLNATILQITCHSCKHRFHPEATALRPPFVAFKEWEVKKN